A DNA window from Paenibacillus andongensis contains the following coding sequences:
- a CDS encoding pentapeptide repeat-containing protein, translated as MTILKIHNERMFAVPLTEKKVLDSNNGLELQDLRNEEINKVCFKGATFKYNDLRDTSIAHSNFVNSKWNHIYFSNVTIDMIQMGGTIFEKIVRPSAEKSHLLEEPGTDNWVNVEPVIFKNSDLSTAIFDSCNLTNVELKNCNINGLSIDGVLIKDLLEQYNKNLN; from the coding sequence ATGACGATTCTAAAAATTCATAATGAAAGGATGTTTGCAGTGCCACTTACAGAAAAGAAAGTATTGGATTCAAATAATGGACTGGAATTGCAGGATTTAAGAAACGAAGAGATAAATAAGGTTTGTTTTAAAGGGGCGACTTTTAAATATAATGATTTGAGGGATACTTCAATTGCCCATTCGAATTTTGTGAATTCTAAATGGAATCATATCTATTTTTCGAATGTAACTATTGATATGATTCAAATGGGAGGAACTATATTTGAGAAAATTGTTCGTCCATCAGCGGAGAAAAGTCATTTACTCGAAGAGCCTGGAACTGACAATTGGGTAAACGTGGAGCCAGTAATCTTTAAAAACAGTGATTTGAGTACAGCTATATTTGATTCATGTAATCTTACAAACGTGGAACTTAAGAATTGTAATATTAATGGGTTAAGTATTGATGGAGTATTGATTAAAGATTTATTAGAACAATATAATAAGAATTTGAACTAA
- a CDS encoding FMN-binding glutamate synthase family protein — MFNILLIILLVILVLPPIIFFGYMYALSKNPKHSIIRSHPFLGWIRYLLEKLGPEFRQYWFDNDTEGKPFSRADYVGLVYAAKYRTDLISFGGRRDYEKPGFYLSNAMFPKLTSELRVDNEVLLPGRKYVITDEGLFTRKEKIVDEQIKPWLLHDNDTIVVGQNRLYPWKLKGMFGASATSYGAVGENYILSTGSGAFMAGGSWINTGEGGVADVHLATGVDVISQIGPGMFGFRDSTGLFSIDAYKQKANTPNIKAFELKFHQGAKIRGGHLEGSKVTERVARARLVPVGKTVNSPNRFEFLTNPEDALRFIDRLQREGGKPVGVKIVVGDPKRIEPFFQAMVDLDMYPDFITVDGSEGGSGATFKAMADGMGLPLFTALLILDDTARRFGVRNRFKIFASGKLVTPDKVAIALALGADCVNSARGFMMANGCIMAMQCHTGKCPTGITTTDFKYQKALAPEEKQWRVMNYILQLREGLFSLAAACGLETPREFRREHVVFTNEKGQSIKIIDLFPYPK, encoded by the coding sequence ATGTTTAATATCCTACTTATTATTTTGCTGGTTATTCTAGTGTTACCTCCAATCATTTTTTTCGGTTACATGTATGCATTATCTAAGAACCCAAAGCATTCCATCATTCGTTCGCATCCGTTTCTCGGCTGGATAAGATATTTACTAGAAAAGTTGGGGCCTGAATTTCGTCAATACTGGTTTGACAATGATACAGAAGGGAAACCTTTCTCGCGTGCTGATTATGTCGGACTCGTTTATGCCGCGAAATATCGAACTGATCTTATTTCCTTTGGAGGAAGAAGAGACTATGAGAAGCCAGGATTCTATTTGTCGAACGCCATGTTCCCCAAATTAACCAGTGAGCTAAGAGTTGATAATGAAGTGCTCTTACCTGGAAGGAAATATGTTATTACTGACGAAGGGCTTTTCACAAGGAAAGAGAAGATCGTGGATGAACAAATTAAGCCTTGGCTACTACATGATAACGATACAATCGTTGTCGGACAAAACCGCTTGTATCCATGGAAGCTAAAAGGTATGTTCGGCGCCTCGGCCACTTCGTACGGAGCTGTAGGGGAGAATTATATACTGTCTACTGGAAGCGGAGCATTCATGGCAGGCGGTTCATGGATCAATACTGGAGAAGGTGGTGTAGCGGATGTGCATCTGGCTACCGGCGTTGATGTTATTTCCCAGATCGGCCCCGGCATGTTCGGTTTCCGCGATAGTACGGGTCTCTTCTCTATAGATGCATATAAACAAAAAGCTAACACCCCTAATATCAAGGCATTCGAGCTAAAATTTCATCAAGGAGCTAAAATTCGCGGGGGGCATTTGGAGGGCTCTAAGGTTACGGAGAGAGTTGCAAGAGCTCGTTTAGTACCCGTGGGGAAAACCGTTAACTCACCAAACCGGTTCGAGTTCCTAACTAATCCCGAAGATGCATTACGCTTCATAGATAGGTTACAAAGAGAAGGAGGCAAGCCGGTAGGTGTTAAAATTGTTGTAGGCGATCCAAAGCGAATCGAACCTTTTTTTCAGGCAATGGTGGACTTGGATATGTATCCTGATTTCATTACTGTTGACGGTTCTGAGGGAGGTTCTGGAGCAACCTTCAAAGCGATGGCGGACGGTATGGGGCTGCCACTCTTTACAGCACTGCTGATTTTAGATGATACGGCTAGAAGATTCGGCGTGCGCAATCGTTTTAAAATATTCGCTTCCGGAAAGCTCGTTACTCCTGATAAAGTAGCAATCGCGTTGGCATTAGGGGCGGATTGTGTGAACTCTGCACGCGGTTTTATGATGGCTAATGGCTGTATTATGGCTATGCAGTGCCATACTGGCAAGTGCCCGACTGGCATTACGACTACGGATTTTAAATACCAAAAGGCGCTAGCTCCTGAAGAGAAACAATGGCGGGTGATGAACTATATTCTTCAGTTGAGGGAAGGCTTATTTTCTTTGGCAGCAGCATGCGGCTTGGAAACTCCTCGAGAATTTAGACGAGAACATGTGGTGTTTACTAACGAAAAGGGTCAAAGCATAAAAATCATAGACCTGTTTCCTTATCCAAAATGA
- a CDS encoding sensor histidine kinase: MRASIVFKLFLLTTLLCLFLLTTIYLGQTIFFKQYYANRKVNDIQTNIQTFKENYLKSSGDVLSIQKLEQDFYRQNNAWITTLDSFGNLNNVNDFYVEVKMDTAKSKSNAEFSGKTMTFPLYHMVNINEILTSTPSQAKSLLTSKARVAIAAYKEDLALIPYRMQLVEKGNIMWENEKISKKIYDLQIDIKYNKSEKPVLPEILLNGSITKVQFPTGNESSSFIYTNSLFMDRLKDFQTNLIFNDTKISYASLQILDFTQNDVKYKVFIDPFKDQEGTIRYIFSMASLQPVDEAVQMLQDYYVYLIGLVMLLIVLAAWYYSRKIANPLLQINRTTKRMASLDFSETIAIRSNDEIGDLSQSINSLSQSLHAYIEQLQMDIEKEKQLENTRREFISGVSHELKTPLSIVKSCISILKDGVATHKKDYYFNAMDKEVDKMNLLIEDMLELAKFESGTYTMKMETFNIDKLIEDICEKLSVEFSSKQLHVHTELATVAVLANQHRIEQVLTNFLTNAIRYTPEKEQIFISIKEELDEVKVCIENKGAHIPADQLDKIWDRFYRGDTARHRSQGGTGLGLAISKNILELHRMPYGAANTEDGVLFFFWLKKQV; encoded by the coding sequence ATGAGAGCGAGTATTGTATTTAAACTATTTTTGCTGACCACCCTGTTATGCCTATTCCTATTAACCACGATTTATCTAGGACAAACGATATTTTTCAAGCAATACTACGCAAACAGAAAAGTAAATGACATTCAGACGAATATCCAAACCTTTAAAGAAAATTATTTAAAAAGTAGCGGGGATGTACTTTCCATTCAGAAGTTGGAACAGGATTTTTATAGGCAAAATAATGCATGGATTACGACATTAGATAGCTTTGGAAACTTAAATAATGTGAATGATTTCTATGTGGAAGTCAAGATGGATACAGCTAAATCTAAATCTAACGCGGAATTCTCTGGAAAAACGATGACCTTTCCGCTTTATCATATGGTGAACATCAATGAGATTTTAACAAGCACCCCAAGTCAAGCGAAATCCCTTCTGACCTCGAAAGCACGTGTTGCTATTGCAGCGTATAAAGAGGATCTGGCGTTAATTCCATATCGTATGCAATTGGTTGAAAAAGGAAATATAATGTGGGAAAATGAGAAAATTTCCAAAAAGATATACGATCTTCAAATTGATATTAAATATAATAAGTCAGAGAAACCCGTACTCCCTGAGATTTTACTCAACGGTTCGATTACCAAAGTACAATTCCCAACAGGGAATGAATCCTCAAGTTTTATTTACACCAATAGCTTGTTTATGGACAGATTGAAGGATTTTCAAACGAATTTAATATTCAATGATACGAAAATCAGCTATGCTTCCTTGCAAATCCTTGATTTTACGCAAAATGACGTGAAGTACAAAGTGTTCATCGACCCGTTCAAAGATCAAGAGGGAACAATACGTTATATTTTCTCCATGGCTTCGCTACAACCCGTTGATGAAGCGGTGCAGATGCTTCAAGATTATTATGTGTACTTGATTGGGCTAGTTATGCTTCTTATTGTTCTTGCTGCTTGGTATTATTCTAGAAAGATCGCGAACCCCTTGCTGCAAATCAATAGGACGACTAAGCGGATGGCAAGTTTAGATTTTTCGGAAACGATTGCCATTCGATCGAATGATGAAATCGGCGACTTGTCTCAAAGTATTAATTCTCTTTCCCAATCTTTGCACGCCTATATCGAGCAGTTGCAGATGGACATTGAGAAAGAAAAGCAATTGGAAAATACGCGAAGAGAATTTATTTCAGGGGTATCCCACGAGCTAAAGACGCCTCTCAGCATTGTGAAAAGTTGCATTTCGATTCTGAAGGATGGCGTTGCTACACATAAAAAAGATTATTATTTCAATGCCATGGATAAAGAAGTGGATAAGATGAATCTGTTGATTGAGGATATGCTTGAGTTGGCTAAGTTTGAATCAGGCACCTATACAATGAAGATGGAAACGTTTAATATCGATAAGCTTATTGAGGATATTTGTGAAAAACTATCCGTGGAGTTCAGCTCGAAACAACTTCATGTGCATACCGAGCTTGCAACCGTTGCAGTCCTGGCGAATCAACATCGGATCGAGCAAGTCCTTACAAATTTTCTAACCAATGCGATTCGCTATACGCCAGAGAAAGAGCAGATTTTCATTTCGATAAAGGAAGAACTAGATGAGGTTAAGGTATGTATTGAAAACAAGGGGGCTCACATTCCAGCAGATCAGCTAGATAAAATATGGGACCGCTTTTATCGAGGAGATACGGCACGCCACCGCTCACAAGGCGGCACAGGTTTAGGGCTTGCTATATCGAAAAATATTTTGGAGTTACATCGTATGCCATACGGCGCGGCGAACACAGAAGACGGGGTTTTGTTTTTCTTCTGGTTAAAGAAACAAGTTTAA
- a CDS encoding N-acetylmuramoyl-L-alanine amidase family protein: MMKKSMILALSAILLFVSATFVFKIQANSLSKNETMNSIKSESINKESRILEGKTIVIDAGHGGKDVGATGQTGTYEKDITLQTALNIERELVAKTGVNVVLTRDKDEFLTLDERVDIAKNDSADLFISIHFDSFTSDDVAGITTYYNKWEDHELANILHKQLFKLNMDTKDRGVEKGDFHVLRENASPSLLLELGYISNKEDEQRIQSQAFQTNVANAVTDGIIAVLNKQISVA, translated from the coding sequence ATGATGAAAAAAAGTATGATCCTTGCCTTATCCGCTATCCTATTATTTGTTTCTGCTACATTTGTATTTAAAATACAGGCGAATAGCCTATCTAAGAATGAAACTATGAATTCTATAAAAAGCGAATCTATCAATAAAGAAAGCCGCATTTTAGAAGGGAAAACAATTGTCATTGATGCTGGGCATGGTGGAAAAGATGTGGGTGCAACGGGTCAGACCGGCACTTATGAGAAAGATATTACGCTTCAAACAGCCCTTAATATTGAGCGAGAGTTAGTAGCGAAAACGGGAGTAAACGTCGTTTTGACACGTGATAAAGATGAATTCCTAACTTTAGATGAGCGTGTTGATATTGCGAAAAATGATTCAGCTGACCTATTTATTAGTATTCACTTTGATTCGTTTACAAGCGATGATGTAGCAGGCATAACAACTTACTACAACAAATGGGAAGATCACGAACTAGCAAATATTTTGCACAAGCAGTTATTCAAGCTGAATATGGATACGAAGGACCGTGGGGTAGAAAAGGGAGACTTCCATGTATTGCGAGAGAATGCAAGTCCATCCTTATTACTTGAACTGGGTTATATTTCAAATAAAGAAGATGAACAGCGTATCCAATCTCAAGCGTTTCAAACAAATGTAGCAAATGCGGTTACCGATGGCATTATTGCTGTATTAAATAAACAAATTTCAGTTGCTTAA
- a CDS encoding VOC family protein, translating into MEEMKLKGPTMVLLVSNLEDSIEYYKKLGFKYELIGGPDIQHVHMSRDTVTFILHPAKNKSDVKPFSSVEGGLYFDAFCYTDVRRILEEFKTKGIEIVKGPDLNDFFSEFTIKDPDGYRISFGG; encoded by the coding sequence ATGGAAGAAATGAAATTAAAAGGACCCACCATGGTATTACTTGTCAGTAATTTAGAAGATTCAATCGAATATTATAAGAAACTTGGATTCAAGTATGAACTAATTGGTGGACCTGATATACAACATGTCCATATGAGTAGAGACACGGTTACTTTCATTTTACATCCTGCGAAGAATAAAAGTGATGTTAAGCCCTTTTCCTCGGTTGAGGGTGGATTATATTTTGACGCTTTTTGTTATACAGATGTAAGACGAATTCTTGAGGAGTTTAAAACAAAAGGAATAGAGATTGTTAAAGGACCTGATTTAAATGACTTTTTTAGTGAGTTTACGATTAAAGATCCAGATGGATATAGAATTTCATTCGGTGGATAG